The Desulfonatronum lacustre DSM 10312 region TTCCGGAGGAACGTCATGAAGGAGTCGTTTTTTCAGGTCGTTTCCATTGCCCGGTTTGTCGAGACCCTGAAGACCTTTTCCCGTACCGCGACCCTGGAGCGGGAAATCGCCGGAGCTTTCGGCATGGTCCTGGCCGAACCCGTGGTTGCGGCGGAGGATCTGCCCTTGATGCACCGCTCCTGCATGGACGGTTACGCGGTGCGGGCCGCGGACACCTTCGGAGCCTCGGAGTCCAACCCCACCTACCTGGATCTGGCCTTTGCCGTGGCCATCGAAACCCCGTCCGATGCGGCCCTGGAGCCGGGAACCTGCGCCCGGATCACCACCGGCGGGAGTCTGCCCCAGGGCGCGGACGCCGTGGTCATGGTCGAACAGACCCTGGAAATGGGCGGACAGGGAACGCCAGAGGCTGTTGGCGGGGAGGCCGCGGGCGGGCTGGGCGGCACGACCATCGAGATTCATAAATCCCTGTCTCCCTGGGACAACGTGATGCTCCGCGGGGAGGACGTTCAGGCCGGGGAGACGCTGCTTCAGCCCGGCACGCGCCTGGACGGGGCCCGGATCGGCCTGCTGGCGGCCCTGGGGTATTCGCGGGTTCGGGTACATGCCCCGGTCACCGTGGGCATCCTTTCCACCGGCGACGAAGTGGTGGCCGTGGACCAGCCGGTACGACCCGGGCTGGTCCGGGACGTCAATTCCCACACCCTCGCGGCCCTGGCCGAAGCCGCCGGAGCCAGAGCCGTTCGCCTCGGGCTGGTCCGGGACGATCTGCAAGCCTTGGCCTCGGCCCTGGAAAAGGGGCTGGAGGAGTGCGACGTGGTTCTGGTGTCCGGCGGCAGTTCCGTGGGTACCCGTGATCATTCCCTGGAAGCCCTGGAACGGCTGCCCGGCGGGGAAATCCTGGCCCACGGCGTGGCCATGAGCCCCGGCAAGCCGACAATTCTGGCCCGGGCGGAGACGGATACCGGCCTCAAGGCCGTTCTCGGTCTGCCCGGGCAGGTGGCCAGCGCCCAGGTGGTGATGCAGGTTCTGGTTCTGCCTTTCCTGGCACATCTCCAGGGCCTGAATCACGCCTTCGACCCCGGCCCCCTGGAGACAGTCCCGGCCCGCTTGTCCCGCAACGTGGCCTCCCGGCAGGGCCGTACGGACTTTGTCCGGGTCGCCCTGAGCCGGGACACGGACGGCGGCCTCGTGGCCACTCCGGTCTTGGGCAAATCCGGTCTGCTGAAGACCCTGCTCCAGGCCCAGGGGCTGATGGAAATTCCGGAAAACCGGGAAGGGTTCACCGCCGGGACCGAGGTCATGGTGCGTCCGCTGGTTTAATACCATTTCTAATTCAAAGCTTCTCTTTCGGTATCGGTATCGGTATCGGGATCGGTATCGGGGTCGAGGTCGAATTAGGATTATTGGCGAACAACAGTATCTATCCCGATCCCGATCCCGATACCGATACCGACGCCGACCCCGATAACTGCATTTTCTCAAGCGAAAAACGCATTGCCGAAGTAGGATTGGTATAAGGTGTGAGCCTCTGTTTGCAATCCTTCATCCTGTTCAAGAATTGAGAGAATTTGAACCATGTCGAAATCCAATCCGGTGGTCATTGCCGTGGGCGGCAATTCGCTGATCAGCGAAAAAGAAAAAGTCACGGTGGAGGATCAGTACGAGGCCATCCGGGGGACCGTGCGCCATGTCGCCGACGTCATTGAAGCCGGCCGCCAGGTCTGCGTCACCCACGGCAACGGGCCCCAGGTGGGCTTTATCCTGCGGCGCTCGGAGATCGCCCGAAAGGTGGCCGGGATGCATCCCGTGCCGCTGGCTTCCTGCGTGGCGGACACCCAGGGCGCCATCGGCTGGCAGATCCAGCAGGCCTTGTCCAACGAGCTGCGCCGTCGCGGCCTGGGAGCGACCCATCGCGGCATGGCCGTGAGCGTGGTCACCCAGGTTCTGGTGGATGTGGACGATCCGGGTTTCGTTGATCCGGACAAGTTCGTGGGTGAAGTTTACCAGGAGGCGGACCTGCCTGTTTTGCGCGAGGAGTATCCGCACTGGGTGCTCAAGCCGGACCGGGGCCGGGGATGGCGGCGGGTCGTGCCCAGTCCCAAGCCGCTGGAGATCGTTGAACTGCCCGTGATCCGTTCCCTGCTGGAACAGGGCTTCAACGTGGTGGCCGTGGGAGGCGGAGGCGTGCCGGTGGTTCGCGGCGACGACGGAGAGCTGCGCGGAGTGGCCGCGGTCATCGACAAGGATTTGGCCACCGGCCTGCTGGCCACGACCCTGGGCGCGGACTTACTGGTGGTTTCCACGTCCGTGCCCAAGGTCAGCCTCAACTACGGCACTCCGGATCAAACGGACCTGGCCGACGTGACAGCCCAGGAGATGCGCACCTACCTGGCCCAGGGGCACTTTCCTCCCGGAAGCATGGGGCCGAAGATCGCGGCGGCCATCGACTTTCTCGCCAAGGGGGGCAAGGAGGTGATCATCACCTGTCCGGACAATCTGAAGAACGCTCTGGAGTCCGGGGGCGGGACGCGCATCACCCCCTAACGGCCTCTCGGGACGCTCTTTTCAAGATGCGCCGAAAGAAAAAGCCCGCGCCGGAACTCCCGGCACGGGCTTTTTTGATTGATTGAAAGGGGCCGGAAAGCGGGCTCAGCTTTCGATGGAAATGCGTTTGGTCTGGGCCTTTTCGCTTTTGGGCAGGGTGACCTTCAACACGCCGTTCTTGAACTTGGCCGTGACCTTGTCGGACTGGATTTCCGCAGGCAACGGGATGGAGCGGCTGAAGCTGCCGTAGGAGCATTCCCGGTGTACGGCGTTTTTCTTCTTCTCCTCTCGTTCTTCTTTCTTCACGCCGCGCAGAACCAGATAGTTGTTTTCAACGTGCAGTTCCACGTCCTCAGCCTCCAAGCCTGGTAGTTCGGCATTGACCAGCACGGCCTGTTCGGTTTCGGAGACGTCCACGGCGGGCATCATTTTTTCAAACGATTCCCTGGCCGGAAACGGAGACGAAAAATATGGCTCCATCATGCTGAACAAATCCGGTTGTCGCGCACTCTCGACGTTGCCTTTGGGCCGCAACACGGGAAAGAAACGATTCAACATGGAAAACACCTCCTCATGTGATCATCTCTGAAGTATTGCCGTTGTTCGAAGTTATTCCAACTCAACCTGGATCTTTCGGGGCAGGGCTTGTTCCGCCTTGGGCAGGTGCAGTTCCAGGACCCCGTTTTTCAAGGTGGCCTTGATCTTTTCCCGGTCCACGATGTGCGACAGGGTGAAGGCCCGGGTGTATTCCACATTGCCGAATTCCACGTGAATCCGGTTCTCGTTGGTCACCCCCTGGTAGGCGGACTTGCCGCCGATACGCAGTTCGTCGTCCGAGAGGTCGATGACCAGGTCCTCCTTGCGCACCCCGGGCATATCCACATAGATGAAGAATCCGTCGCCGGTCTCCAGAATGTCGGTGGCCGGCTTCATCCTCGGCAATCCCTTGGCTTCGGTTTGGGCGATATTTTTGTTCATGATTCTCCTCCTGTGATGCTAATTCATGTCGATGGAAATTTTGCGGGGCTTAGTGTCCTCGGATTTAGGCAGCCGAATTTCCAGGAGACCGTTCTTGGCCACGGCCTTGACCTTATCCACGTCCACCGGGGCGTTGATGTTCACCACCCGCTGAAAATTCCCCGTGGGGCGCTCCTGGCGGAAGTACTTGCCCTTTTCGATCTTTCGTTCGCCCTTGATCACCAGGGTCGAATCCGTAAAGGTCAGGTCGATGTCCTCCACGCTGACTCCGGGAATTTCGCAACGCACGTACAGAGCTTCCGCGTCCTCGCTGATGTTCAGCGGAGGGTAGGCGACCCTGCGCTGGCTGATGTTCAACGGGCCCCACAGCTCGTTGAAGACCCTGTCGAAATTGTCCATGCCGCCGTAGAAGGGACTCATGTCGATAACCATACTATCCTCCTTATACAAAATTGGTGTTGGTGTTGCCTTACGGTCCTTTAACTAAACATGGGGAAGAGGCAGTCAAGATAATGACGAAAAAAATATTTGGCCAAAAATAATAAATTATTTTTTGGTGTTGTAGGTGTTTGTGTGTCCTGCCCCGCTACGGATATGGAGTGCGTCCGGCACATCCCGCGGCTGAGCGCGGGGCAAGAAATCGTAGACTGAAGAAAAGGAGGCGCGATGGGTCACGAAGGACGACAGAGCCAGGCATCCGAACTGCTTCAATCCTGGGCGCGGCTGCTTGACCCGAACCACATCCCCGGGCCGGTCCTGGACCTGGCCTGCGGCGACGGGCGCAACGGGATATATGCGGCCCGACACGGCCTGGAGGTGATTTGCTGCGACCGGTCCCGACCTGCGTTGAGGCAGGCGCGGCGGGAGGCCAGGGCTCGGGGCGTCCGGATCAGGTTGTGGTGGACGGACCTGGAGGCAGCGGACAGAACGGCGCTACCGAAAAACACGTTCGGCGCGGTGCTGGTCTTCCGCTACCTGCACAGGCCGCTGATCCCGGAAATCCGTCGGGCCGTGCGCCCCGGTGGATATGTGATCTACGAGACCTTCACCGCGGACCAGCCCAAATTCGGCCCCCCACGCAACCCGGACCACCTGCTCAAACCGGAAGAGTTGGAGGAGTGGTTCAGAGATTGGGAGGTGCTGCATCGGTTCGAGGGCGTCCTGACCGATCCGGATCGGGCCATGGCCCGGATCGTGGCCCGGAAGCCGAGCGCCTGACGTCACTTCCGATGCTTACTGTTGCTCGATGATTTCCAGCCTGGAGCACACGGTCGGCCAAACCCGCCCAAATACTTCTTCCGGTGCTCCGTCCGCCGGAATCACGATGTAGCGGCTCGGGTTCTCCGCGGCCAGGGCCAGGTAGCCGTCCCGGATGCGTTGGTGAAAGGCCGCCTCTTCGGCCTCGAATCGGCCTTCGGCCTCGGTTTGGCCTTGATCCGCATTGCGGGATCGGGCCCGGGCCAGTCCGGTTTCCACGGGCAGGTCCAGGATCAAGGTCAAATCAGGCCAGCAGCCGTCCACGGCCACGGTGTTTAGCTGGTGGATCAGGGATACGTCCAGGCCTCGCCCGTAACCCTGGTAGGCCACGGTGGAGTCCGTGAATCGGTCGCAGAGCACCACCGTGCCCGCGGCCAAAGCCGGGCGGATCACCTGGGCCACATGCTGGGCCCGGTCGGCGAGATACAGGAACAACTCACTCAGTGGCGTCAACCCTTCCCCCTCCCGCCCAAGCAACAAGCTTCGCAACCGGACCCCCAAATGACAGCCTCCCGGCTGTCGCGTCCAGAGCGTCGAAACGCCCCGTTGCTGGAGATGGTCGAGCACCATCCGACTCTGCGTACTCTTTCCGCAGCCTTCGATACCTTCGAACGTGATGAACATGATTTATCCGGAAGACGCTTGAAATGATTGAAGGTGAAACAGCGAAGAAACGGTCAAAATCAAAAGATCAGCATGGAATATCCATGCTGAAATCATCGACGATCAGGCGAGTACTCCGCGAAGCTGGTCCATGACCGTTCCTGATATCTCTCCAGTTGCAATAGCGGAAATGAGCATGACCGGCTACTGCTTCCCGATGTGGGCATTCATTCGCCTTATCAGAGAAGTGGACTGATAATCCGGGATTGGGTAGCAGACAAACCTGAGGATGCGAGTTTGTGAGGAAATCCTACGCGAATTAGCCTTTGAGTCGAGGGTGGAATCTGGTCGCGTCAAGCTGCTTGTCCGCGGATCAGTACTGAAATGGGCAACTCTTGGGCGCGACCGCTCTTGATAACTTTTATGTGCTGCTTGCTGTTCTAGTTGAACTTAGCATCACAACATCGGAGATATGAAAATGCAAGTGTTTACGTACTAATGTCCCTTAAAAAATATTAGAAGCAGACATTAGAAATTTAATTATTAAAATTAGAGATTATACTTAGGAATGTCCATTCATTGAGTTCTTTCAGGGCCATCATGAAAAGGGTTAAATATGCTGAAGATTATTAAAATAGCGCTTTACGCATTCATTATCATATTTTGTTTAACAAACTTACTTGCACTAGCAGGGCTCGGATATCTTTGGTTTAGTCCAGGAGCAAGTGCGCTTACAGACTTGCCATATCTCGATAAACTTGTAACTGCTGCAATACTTGAAATTATTGTTGTGGTAATAGTATTGGTTACCAAGGGGTTTAGGTATTTACCTGAAGTTGAAAATCACAATACAGAAGATATGACTCTGTCATTTATGAAAAAATTTGTATCCAGCGGAAGTACAGTGCAGATTGTTAGTAGTCGATTGTCATGGATTCGAAATTCTAAGGATCTAATGGACACAATAAAGAAAAAAGCAAAAGATGGTGCTTGTGTTGAGGTAATCACTCCAAATCCTGTCGAAGATGAAATTCGAAATGATTTAGAGCAGGACGGAATTGTATTTTTCGTAACAAATGAATCTACTTCTCCTGAGGCACGGTTTACATTAGTCAATGGGAATCGAAGCGGTGCAGAGAGGCTTGCTATTGCTAGGGGATCACATCCTGAACATGAGGTGACGATATTCG contains the following coding sequences:
- a CDS encoding Hsp20/alpha crystallin family protein, with amino-acid sequence MLNRFFPVLRPKGNVESARQPDLFSMMEPYFSSPFPARESFEKMMPAVDVSETEQAVLVNAELPGLEAEDVELHVENNYLVLRGVKKEEREEKKKNAVHRECSYGSFSRSIPLPAEIQSDKVTAKFKNGVLKVTLPKSEKAQTKRISIES
- a CDS encoding carbamate kinase: MSKSNPVVIAVGGNSLISEKEKVTVEDQYEAIRGTVRHVADVIEAGRQVCVTHGNGPQVGFILRRSEIARKVAGMHPVPLASCVADTQGAIGWQIQQALSNELRRRGLGATHRGMAVSVVTQVLVDVDDPGFVDPDKFVGEVYQEADLPVLREEYPHWVLKPDRGRGWRRVVPSPKPLEIVELPVIRSLLEQGFNVVAVGGGGVPVVRGDDGELRGVAAVIDKDLATGLLATTLGADLLVVSTSVPKVSLNYGTPDQTDLADVTAQEMRTYLAQGHFPPGSMGPKIAAAIDFLAKGGKEVIITCPDNLKNALESGGGTRITP
- the tmk gene encoding dTMP kinase, translating into MFITFEGIEGCGKSTQSRMVLDHLQQRGVSTLWTRQPGGCHLGVRLRSLLLGREGEGLTPLSELFLYLADRAQHVAQVIRPALAAGTVVLCDRFTDSTVAYQGYGRGLDVSLIHQLNTVAVDGCWPDLTLILDLPVETGLARARSRNADQGQTEAEGRFEAEEAAFHQRIRDGYLALAAENPSRYIVIPADGAPEEVFGRVWPTVCSRLEIIEQQ
- a CDS encoding class I SAM-dependent methyltransferase, with amino-acid sequence MGHEGRQSQASELLQSWARLLDPNHIPGPVLDLACGDGRNGIYAARHGLEVICCDRSRPALRQARREARARGVRIRLWWTDLEAADRTALPKNTFGAVLVFRYLHRPLIPEIRRAVRPGGYVIYETFTADQPKFGPPRNPDHLLKPEELEEWFRDWEVLHRFEGVLTDPDRAMARIVARKPSA
- a CDS encoding Hsp20/alpha crystallin family protein, coding for MNKNIAQTEAKGLPRMKPATDILETGDGFFIYVDMPGVRKEDLVIDLSDDELRIGGKSAYQGVTNENRIHVEFGNVEYTRAFTLSHIVDREKIKATLKNGVLELHLPKAEQALPRKIQVELE
- a CDS encoding molybdopterin molybdotransferase MoeA yields the protein MKESFFQVVSIARFVETLKTFSRTATLEREIAGAFGMVLAEPVVAAEDLPLMHRSCMDGYAVRAADTFGASESNPTYLDLAFAVAIETPSDAALEPGTCARITTGGSLPQGADAVVMVEQTLEMGGQGTPEAVGGEAAGGLGGTTIEIHKSLSPWDNVMLRGEDVQAGETLLQPGTRLDGARIGLLAALGYSRVRVHAPVTVGILSTGDEVVAVDQPVRPGLVRDVNSHTLAALAEAAGARAVRLGLVRDDLQALASALEKGLEECDVVLVSGGSSVGTRDHSLEALERLPGGEILAHGVAMSPGKPTILARAETDTGLKAVLGLPGQVASAQVVMQVLVLPFLAHLQGLNHAFDPGPLETVPARLSRNVASRQGRTDFVRVALSRDTDGGLVATPVLGKSGLLKTLLQAQGLMEIPENREGFTAGTEVMVRPLV
- a CDS encoding Hsp20/alpha crystallin family protein, encoding MVIDMSPFYGGMDNFDRVFNELWGPLNISQRRVAYPPLNISEDAEALYVRCEIPGVSVEDIDLTFTDSTLVIKGERKIEKGKYFRQERPTGNFQRVVNINAPVDVDKVKAVAKNGLLEIRLPKSEDTKPRKISIDMN